A region from the Drosophila ananassae strain 14024-0371.13 chromosome 2L, ASM1763931v2, whole genome shotgun sequence genome encodes:
- the LOC6500384 gene encoding cathepsin L: MIKNCLILFMLLLAIAHAVPYAQDILEEEWMAFKLEYNKVYQDETEEQLRFKIFNYNKLLIARHNLKWAAGKVSFNLAVNKFADLLDHEFQDLMLGKMSPSGSNFGSSTFLPPVNLTLPDAVDWRKYGFVTPVKDQGSCGSCWAFSTTGSLEGQHFRKTGQLISLSEQNLIDCSPGNNGCKNGAVEYAFRYIQSNKGIDTEISYPYEAAQNQCRFRRDTIGATSTGFVKLNPGDEMELAQAVATVGPISVLINSSLDSFKFYHDGVYNDPSCNPNKLTHAVLVVGYGTDDRGGDFWLVKNSWSTHWGEQGYVKIKRNANNLCGIASNALYPLV, encoded by the exons ATGATTAAAAACTGCTTAATCCTGTTTATGTTGCTGCTGGCAATAGCGCATGCAGTACCATATGCCCAGGACATTCTTGAGGAagaatggatggcgtttaagCTGGAATATAACAAGGTATACCAAGACGAGACAGAGGAGCAACTCCGCTTTAAAATCTTCAATTACAATAAGCTGCTTATAGCCCGGCACAATCTTAAATGGGCAGCTGGGAAAGTGAGCTTCAATTTAGCTGTGAATAAGTTTGCCGATCTATTGGACCATGAATTCCAAGATCTGATGCTTGGGAAAATGAGTCCTAGTGGTAGCAA CTTTGGAAGCTCTACTTTTCTCCCGCCGGTGAACTTGACTCTACCGGATGCTGTAGATTGGCGGAAATATGGATTTGTTACACCTGTAAAGGACCAGGGTAGTTGTGGCAGTTGTTGGGCTTTTTCCACAACAGGGTCACTTGAGGGTCAACATTTTCGCAAAACGGGGCAATTAATATCCCTTTCCGAACAAAATCTGATAGACTGTTCACCTGGTAATAACGGTTGCAAGAACGGAGCTGTTGAATATGCCTTCAGGTATATACAATCTAATAAAGGCATTGACACTGAGATATCGTACCCTTACGAGGCTGCTCAAAACCAATGCCGATTCAGAAGAGATACGATTGGTGCGACTAGCACTGGGTTTGTGAAATTGAACCCGGGCGACGAGATGGAACTAGCCCAAGCAGTGGCTACAGTCGGACCCATCTCCGTACTAATAAACTCTTCGCTCGATTCATTCAAATTTTACCATGATGGAGTTTACAATGACCCCTCTTGCAATCCAAATAAGTTAACTCACGCCGTCTTAGTCGTTGGCTACGGCACTGATGACAGAGGTGGTGATTTCTGGCTGGTAAAGAACTCATGGAGCACCCACTGGGGAGAACAAGGATACGTTAAAATAAAGCGAAATGCAAACAACCTGTGCGGTATTGCGAGCAACGCTCTGTATCCTTTGGTCTAA
- the LOC6500164 gene encoding major royal jelly protein 1, whose translation MLRILAGVICLILWPSVIQALAPGLQVAKQWKLLRYNFEPQAPVSDPNFYNGQNVLITGLAVTEDRIFVATPKLFSGVSSTVSWVSKDQFGDSPTLNAFPDWSFSNTGRSDFNCSDLILTSVYRLRLDSCNRLWLLDAGISRSLEDYEITCPPKILVVDLATDRVVRRIDFPPEVLRGESLFTNMVIDETTAKSCDDVFVYITDTVEPGIIVYDSGKDVTWRVSHPAMYPDPDFAQSEIHEYQFVLMDGVVGLTFDERTGVVYFQPLATDRVFSVHKNVLRAGPLPDNKMLDVKLVGKKSSQGIGLSVNPFDSSLIFAPLSETAIASWNPTTNQQSVLAYDRDQLQFVADITTTRSEPGVIYAISSKFHRFFLKNLNPSEFNNRIVRLELPSGSSLLGHRLALPPAPTHNSILNYGLYNTHSQASTNALQAYFTSPGLTTPFTTKTPFKFEVGGIVNYAARNPFTALNQGEAFPPSKATRDNYQRSYLDTLVGTTAPAGTTRVSSVPPTAYTTRHSGYYYQRGT comes from the exons ATGCTTCGCATCCTTGCCGGAGTTATTTGCTTAATCCTTTGGCCATCTGTTATCCAGGCTCTGGCTCCTGGCTTACAAGTGGCCAAGCAGTGGAAGCTCCTGCGCTACAACTTTGAGCCTCAGGCTCCGGTCAGTGATCCTAATTTCTACAATGGCCAGAATGTGTTAATCACAGGACTGGCCGTTACGGAGGATCGCATTTTTGTGGCTACCCCCAAGCTGTTCTCGGGAGTGTCCTCCACCGTAAGCTGGGTTTCCAAGGATCAGTTCGGGGACTCGCCCACCCTAAATGCTTTCCCCGATTGGTCCTTCTCGAATACCGGACGTAGTGACTTTAACTGTAGCGATCTCATCCTGACATCGGTTTATCGGCTGCGTCTGGACTCATGCAATCGGCTTTGGCTCCTAGATGCTGGAATTTCCCGTTCCCTGGAAGACTACGAGATCACCTGTCCTCCCAAAATCCTAGTGGTAGACTTAGCCACGGATCGAGTGGTTAGGCGAATTGATTTCCCGCCAGAAGTCCTGCGCGGCGAATCCCTCTTCACCAACATGGTGATCGATGAGACGACAGCCAAGAGCTGCGATGATGTCTTCGTTTACATTACGGACACCGTGGAGCCGGGAATAATAGTATACGACAGTGGTAAGGACGTTACATGGAGGGTATCGCATCCGGCCATGTATCCCGATCCGGATTTTGCTCAGTCGGAGATCCATGAGTATCAATTCGTTTTGATGGATGGAGTGGTGGGTTTGACCTTTGATGAGCGCACAGGCGTGGTTTACTTCCAGCCCCTGGCTACAGATAG AGTTTTCTCGGTTCACAAGAATGTTTTGCGTGCGGGTCCCCTGCCTGATAATAAAATGCTGGATGTGAAACTGGTCGGCAAGAAGAGCTCCCAAGGCATTGGACTCTCGGTTAACCCCTTCGACAGTAGCCTGATCTTTGCACCTCTGAGTGAAACGGCCATTGCCTCGTGGAACCCTACTACAAATCAGCAATCCGTTTTGGCCTACGATCGCGATCAGCTGCAGTTTGTAGCGGATATAACCACCACCAGATCGGAGCCAGGCGTTATCTATGCCATCTCCTCAAAGTTCCATCGGTTCTTCCTTAAGAACCTAAATCCCAGTGAGTTCAACAACCGCATCGTCAGATTGGAGTTGCCCTCTGGCAGCTCCCTATTGGGTCATCGTCTCGCTCTGCCTCCCGCTCCCACCCACAACAGTATCCTGAACTATGGACTCTACAACACCCATTCCCAAGCTTCTACAAATGCTCTGCAAGCCTACTTTACCAGTCCGGGATTAACCACGCCCTTCACCACAAAAACACCTTTCAAATTTGAAGTCGGTGGCATCGTAAATTATGCAGCCCGCAATCCGTTTACTGCTCTTAACCAGGGAGAAGCTTTTCCGCCCAGCAAGGCCACCCGGGATAATTACCAACGCTCCTATCTGGACACTCTAGTGGGCACCACTGCCCCGGCGGGCACTACGCGCGTGTCATCGGTGCCACCTACAGCCTACACCACCCGGCACAGTGGTTACTACTACCAGCGCGGAACGTAA